One window from the genome of Choloepus didactylus isolate mChoDid1 chromosome 2, mChoDid1.pri, whole genome shotgun sequence encodes:
- the SMIM12 gene encoding small integral membrane protein 12, translating into MWPVLWTVVRTYAPYVTFPVAFVVGAVGYHLEWFIRGKDPQSVEEEKSISERREDRKLDELLGKDHTQVVSLKDKLEFAPKAVLNRNRPEKN; encoded by the coding sequence ATGTGGCCTGTGCTGTGGACCGTGGTACGGACTTATGCTCCCTATGTCACATTTCCGGTAGCCTTTGTGGTTGGGGCTGTGGGCTACCACCTGGAATGGTTCATCCGGGGAAAGGATCCCCAGTCAGTGGAGGAGGAGAAGAGCATCTCAGAGCGCCGGGAGGACCGCAAACTGGACGAGCTGCTAGGCAAGGACCACACCCAGGTGGTGAGCCTTAAGGACAAGCTGGAATTTGCCCCTAAAGCTGTCTTGAACAGAAACCGCCCGGAGAAAAATTGA